From a single Sinorhizobium sp. RAC02 genomic region:
- a CDS encoding penicillin-binding protein 1A — MIRLIGYFFGIGAVFFLGVAGAVALYLGSVTKDLPDYEVLNSYAPPVTTRMHAGNGALMAEYARERRLYLPIQAIPDRVKAAFLSAEDKNFYQHPGVDVTGLFRAIVVNVQNMGSGRRPVGASTITQQVAKNFLLSSDQTIDRKVKEAILSFRIEQAYSKDRILELYLNEIFFGLNSYGIAGAALTYFDKSVTELTVAETAYLAALPKGPSNYHPFRRTEAAIERRNWVIDRMVENGYVTQSDGAEAKTQPLGVTPRHRGSYLFASEYFSEEVRRQIIERYGDNALYEGGLSVRTSLDPRIQVAARKTLQKGLLSYDERRGFHGPIKTIEAGGDWGVELAKIVAFSDVPEWKLAVVLSADDGGADIGLQPSKEASGKVVEERVTGRIEAENMKWAYRSAKGDRKTAKSPAGVFTAGDVVYVEPMEGGTYRLRQPPKVQGGLVAMDPHTGRVLAMVGGFSYGQSEFNRATQAMRQPGSSFKPFVYAAALDNGYTPASVIMDAPIEIVAGGQVWRPQNYGGGSAGPSTLRLGIERSRNLMTVRLANDMGMNLVAEYSERFGIYDKMLPVLAMSLGSGETTVLRMVSAYSVLANGGKQIKPSLIDRIQDRYGKTIFRHEERTCENCNATDWENQDEPTLVDNREQVLDPMTAYQITSMMEGVVTRGTAAGKIKLDRPTAGKTGTTNDEKDAWFVGYTPDLVAGLYIGFDSPAPLGRGATGGSLSAPIFNEFMQAALEGTKPTKFIVPEGMQFIAVNRKTGMQANEGDPDTIMEAFKPGTGPASVFSVIGGEDYATPEEILNNSPQANQAVTGGSGGLF, encoded by the coding sequence ATGATCAGACTGATTGGATATTTCTTCGGGATTGGCGCCGTGTTCTTCCTCGGCGTGGCGGGCGCAGTTGCGCTCTATCTCGGAAGTGTCACCAAGGATCTTCCCGATTATGAGGTCTTGAACAGTTACGCGCCGCCGGTGACGACGCGCATGCATGCCGGCAACGGCGCGCTGATGGCCGAATATGCCCGCGAGCGGCGCCTGTACCTGCCGATCCAGGCGATCCCGGATCGCGTGAAGGCCGCCTTCCTCTCGGCGGAAGACAAGAATTTCTACCAGCATCCCGGCGTCGATGTGACAGGCCTGTTCCGCGCCATCGTGGTCAACGTCCAGAACATGGGCTCGGGCCGTCGTCCGGTGGGTGCATCGACCATCACCCAGCAGGTCGCCAAGAACTTCCTGCTCTCCTCCGACCAGACGATCGACCGCAAGGTCAAGGAAGCGATCCTATCCTTCCGCATCGAGCAGGCCTATTCCAAGGACCGCATTCTCGAACTCTATCTCAACGAGATCTTCTTCGGCCTGAATTCCTACGGCATCGCCGGTGCGGCGCTCACCTATTTCGACAAGTCCGTCACCGAACTGACGGTCGCCGAAACCGCCTATCTCGCCGCGCTGCCAAAGGGGCCGTCGAACTATCATCCCTTCCGCCGCACCGAAGCCGCCATCGAGCGGCGCAATTGGGTCATCGACCGGATGGTCGAGAACGGCTACGTCACCCAGAGCGACGGTGCAGAAGCGAAAACCCAGCCGCTCGGCGTGACGCCGCGCCATCGCGGATCCTATCTGTTCGCCTCGGAATACTTCTCCGAAGAGGTCCGCCGGCAGATCATCGAGCGCTACGGCGACAACGCGCTCTACGAAGGCGGCCTCTCGGTCCGCACCTCGCTTGACCCGCGCATCCAGGTCGCCGCCCGCAAGACGCTCCAGAAGGGGCTGCTCAGCTATGACGAGCGCCGCGGCTTCCACGGCCCGATCAAGACGATCGAGGCCGGTGGCGACTGGGGCGTGGAACTCGCCAAGATCGTCGCGTTCTCCGACGTGCCGGAATGGAAGCTTGCCGTCGTGCTTTCTGCTGATGACGGCGGCGCCGATATCGGCCTGCAGCCGAGCAAGGAAGCCTCCGGCAAGGTCGTTGAAGAACGTGTGACCGGCCGTATCGAGGCCGAGAACATGAAATGGGCCTACCGTTCGGCCAAGGGTGACCGCAAGACGGCGAAATCACCGGCCGGTGTCTTCACCGCTGGCGACGTCGTCTATGTCGAACCGATGGAAGGCGGCACCTATCGTCTGCGCCAGCCGCCGAAGGTGCAGGGCGGCCTCGTCGCCATGGACCCGCATACCGGTCGCGTGCTCGCCATGGTCGGCGGTTTCTCCTATGGCCAGTCGGAGTTCAACCGCGCGACGCAGGCGATGCGCCAGCCGGGTTCGTCCTTCAAGCCCTTCGTCTACGCAGCCGCGCTCGACAACGGCTATACGCCGGCTTCGGTGATCATGGACGCGCCGATCGAGATCGTCGCCGGCGGCCAGGTCTGGCGCCCGCAGAACTACGGTGGCGGCTCAGCAGGCCCGTCGACGCTGCGCCTCGGCATCGAGCGCTCGCGCAACCTGATGACCGTGCGCCTTGCCAACGACATGGGCATGAACCTCGTTGCGGAATATTCCGAGCGCTTCGGCATCTACGACAAGATGCTGCCGGTGCTCGCCATGTCGCTCGGCTCCGGCGAGACAACCGTTCTGCGCATGGTCTCCGCCTATTCCGTGCTCGCCAACGGCGGCAAGCAGATCAAACCCTCGTTGATCGACCGTATCCAGGACCGCTACGGCAAGACGATCTTCCGCCACGAAGAACGTACCTGCGAGAACTGCAACGCCACCGACTGGGAAAACCAGGACGAGCCGACGCTGGTCGACAACCGCGAACAGGTCCTCGACCCGATGACCGCCTACCAGATCACCTCGATGATGGAAGGCGTCGTGACCCGCGGCACCGCCGCCGGCAAGATCAAGCTCGATCGCCCGACGGCCGGCAAGACCGGCACGACCAACGATGAGAAGGACGCCTGGTTCGTCGGCTACACGCCCGATCTCGTCGCCGGCCTCTATATCGGCTTCGACAGCCCGGCACCGCTCGGCCGCGGCGCGACCGGCGGCTCGCTTTCGGCGCCGATCTTCAACGAATTCATGCAGGCAGCGCTTGAGGGCACCAAGCCGACGAAGTTCATCGTGCCGGAAGGCATGCAGTTCATCGCCGTCAACCGCAAGACCGGCATGCAGGCGAATGAAGGCGATCCGGACACGATCATGGAAGCCTTCAAGCCCGGCACCGGCCCCGCATCCGTCTTCTCCGTCATCGGCGGTGAAGACTATGCAACCCCCGAGGAAATCCTGAACAACTCGCCACAGGCGAACCAGGCGGTCACAGGCGGCAGCGGCGGTCTGTTCTGA
- a CDS encoding N-acetylmuramoyl-L-alanine amidase → MAALSIAIVTPAFAVSASAAPLLAFSARIAGDDARTRLIIDFDRKPEFKVHYVANPYRVLIDLPETDFGIKAEELEARGIFSEIRYGTMAAGRSRIVLTAARPVGVVLAEVQEEQGATSYRLVIDAAIVTDQVFQGQMEKQSWQEASAPATTEQTPVMLPGSKADGPFVIAVDAGHGGIDNGARGGVTKTEEKHVTLAFAQQLAEALNKLPDTRAFLTRQKDEFLSLSQRVQLARSEGANLLISIHADTLKQKDTRGATVYTISDKASDSLAASLAERENLSDQIAGISFVDEPAEVADILLDLTRRETQAFSINLAQSVVSTFKDEVMLINNPHRHAGFRVLTAPDVPSILLELGFMSNKDDEQLLIDPAWQKKVAGLVAKAVEQYRSTVVANGG, encoded by the coding sequence ATCGCCGCGCTGTCGATTGCGATCGTGACGCCGGCCTTTGCGGTTTCTGCTTCGGCCGCACCGCTGCTTGCCTTTTCCGCCCGCATCGCCGGTGATGACGCGCGCACCCGGCTGATTATCGATTTCGACCGCAAGCCCGAATTCAAGGTGCACTACGTCGCCAATCCGTACCGTGTGCTGATCGACCTGCCGGAAACCGATTTCGGCATCAAGGCGGAGGAACTGGAAGCGCGTGGCATCTTTTCCGAGATCCGCTACGGCACCATGGCCGCTGGTCGCTCGCGCATTGTGCTGACGGCCGCGCGTCCTGTCGGCGTTGTCCTTGCCGAAGTGCAGGAAGAGCAGGGGGCCACAAGCTACAGGCTGGTCATCGATGCGGCGATCGTCACCGACCAGGTCTTTCAGGGCCAGATGGAAAAGCAGAGCTGGCAGGAAGCCTCCGCGCCGGCCACCACCGAGCAGACACCTGTCATGCTGCCGGGCAGCAAAGCGGACGGCCCGTTCGTCATCGCCGTCGATGCCGGCCATGGCGGGATCGACAATGGTGCGCGCGGCGGCGTCACCAAGACGGAGGAAAAGCACGTCACGCTCGCCTTCGCCCAGCAGCTTGCCGAGGCGCTGAACAAGCTGCCTGATACACGCGCCTTCCTGACACGTCAGAAGGACGAGTTCCTGTCGCTCTCCCAGCGCGTGCAGCTTGCCCGCAGCGAGGGCGCGAACCTGTTGATCTCCATCCACGCCGATACCCTGAAACAGAAGGACACGCGCGGCGCGACGGTCTACACAATTTCCGACAAGGCCTCCGACAGCCTAGCTGCGAGCCTTGCCGAGCGCGAAAACCTCTCCGACCAGATCGCCGGCATCTCCTTCGTCGACGAGCCGGCCGAAGTGGCCGACATCCTTCTCGACCTGACGCGGCGCGAGACGCAGGCCTTCTCGATCAACCTCGCCCAGAGCGTCGTCAGCACCTTCAAGGACGAGGTGATGCTGATCAACAACCCCCATCGCCATGCCGGTTTCCGCGTTCTGACCGCGCCGGATGTGCCGTCGATCCTGCTCGAGCTCGGCTTCATGTCGAACAAGGACGACGAACAATTGCTGATCGATCCGGCCTGGCAGAAGAAGGTGGCAGGCCTCGTCGCGAAGGCCGTGGAACAGTACCGCTCGACCGTCGTGGCGAATGGCGGTTAA
- a CDS encoding ribonuclease E/G, which yields MAEKMLIDASHAEETRVVVVRGNRIEEFDFESEHKKQIRGNIYLAKVTRVEPSLQAAFVDYGGNRHGFLAFAEIHPDYYQIPLADRQALLRAEAEEHRRDDEIEQIETGTDLSDDSEPTAEAVETAAEEAPVVEAAPEAEAEVVEASAAVAEEAPAEKVKKPRRTRKAKAKTEEAPAEEEAAAPAETSDDETPGGAMAMAVDTDEISEPTERKRGRRRRDDDDDDDDHHGEEKEVIESVGAEDAMEEVPDRVQRKPRKQYRIQEVIKRRQILLVQVAKEERGNKGAALTTYLSLAGRYSVLMPNTARGGGISRKITALQDRKRLKEIARSLEVPQGMGVILRTAGANRTKVEVKRDFEYLMRLWENVRTLTLASTAPCLVYEEGSLIKRSIRDLYNKDISEIVVAGEEGYKEAKGFMKMLMPSHAKVVQPYRDVHPIFSRSGIEAQLDRMLQPQVTLKSGGYIIINQTEALVSIDVNSGRSTREHSIEDTALQTNLEAAEEVARQLRLRDLAGLVVIDFIDMEEKRNNRSVEKRLKDHLKNDRARIQVGRISHFGLLEMSRQRIRASVLESTMQVCPHCNGTGHIRSQSSVALHVLRGIEEYLLKNTTHNISVRTTPDIALYLLNHKRGTIIDYETRFGVQIIIEADAHVGAQHFAIDRGEAVENPVKIEQILHFEPEPEDDDIIIEDEIEEEEEEEVRPAAAAAAPAAQSSSSAAADENNRKRKRRRRRRGRREGGEGTDTASFGGEQAGDEDDLEDDDADGEGEEAADASQAPAEETAEQRRKRRRRGKRGGRRNRPEDGSLEAGTEGAEGDDAEGDSDEADAGEVTAVEVDVAEVAVVAEEVPVEAVAEEAPAKPKRARRSRAKAAEEAVVDDAARSEIEAQPVAATVEAAIEEATPAEPEVVMASADLEEPAKPVRGNRDLSKIASEPVVKSSTAKEAAPEDDADKPKKGGWWQRRGFF from the coding sequence ATGGCAGAGAAAATGCTTATCGACGCGTCTCACGCTGAGGAGACGCGCGTCGTTGTCGTACGCGGAAACCGCATAGAAGAATTCGACTTCGAATCCGAACACAAGAAGCAGATCCGCGGCAATATCTACCTTGCCAAGGTCACACGCGTCGAACCGTCGCTCCAGGCGGCCTTCGTCGACTATGGCGGTAACCGCCACGGCTTCCTGGCCTTCGCCGAAATCCACCCGGATTATTACCAGATCCCGCTTGCCGACCGCCAGGCGCTCTTGAGGGCCGAGGCCGAAGAGCACCGCCGCGACGACGAGATCGAGCAGATCGAGACCGGAACCGACCTTTCCGACGACAGCGAGCCGACGGCGGAAGCCGTTGAAACAGCTGCCGAAGAAGCCCCGGTCGTCGAAGCGGCCCCCGAGGCTGAGGCCGAAGTGGTCGAGGCGTCCGCCGCTGTCGCGGAAGAAGCGCCGGCCGAAAAGGTGAAGAAGCCGCGCCGCACCCGCAAGGCGAAGGCAAAGACCGAGGAGGCGCCGGCAGAAGAAGAGGCCGCCGCTCCCGCAGAAACCAGCGACGACGAAACGCCCGGCGGCGCGATGGCCATGGCCGTCGACACCGACGAAATCTCCGAGCCGACCGAGCGCAAGCGCGGTCGTCGTCGTCGCGATGACGACGACGATGATGACGATCATCACGGCGAAGAAAAGGAAGTCATCGAATCCGTCGGCGCCGAAGACGCCATGGAAGAGGTGCCGGATCGTGTGCAGCGCAAGCCGCGCAAGCAGTACCGCATCCAGGAAGTCATCAAGCGCCGCCAGATCCTGCTCGTGCAGGTCGCCAAGGAAGAGCGCGGCAACAAGGGTGCGGCTCTCACCACCTATCTGTCGCTTGCCGGCCGCTACTCGGTTCTCATGCCGAACACGGCGCGTGGCGGTGGCATTTCCCGCAAGATCACCGCGCTTCAGGACCGCAAGCGCCTGAAGGAAATCGCCCGCAGCCTCGAAGTTCCGCAGGGCATGGGCGTCATCCTGCGCACCGCCGGTGCGAACCGCACCAAGGTCGAAGTCAAGCGCGACTTCGAATACCTGATGCGCCTGTGGGAGAACGTCCGCACGCTGACGCTCGCCTCCACCGCACCCTGCCTCGTCTACGAGGAAGGTTCGCTCATCAAGCGCTCGATCCGCGACCTTTATAACAAGGATATCAGCGAGATCGTCGTTGCCGGCGAGGAAGGCTACAAGGAAGCCAAGGGCTTCATGAAGATGCTGATGCCGAGCCACGCGAAGGTTGTTCAGCCTTACCGCGACGTGCATCCGATCTTCTCGCGCTCCGGCATCGAAGCGCAGCTCGACCGCATGCTGCAGCCGCAGGTGACGCTGAAGTCCGGTGGCTACATCATCATCAACCAGACCGAAGCGCTGGTCTCGATCGACGTCAACTCCGGGCGTTCGACCCGCGAGCACTCCATCGAGGATACTGCGCTCCAGACGAACCTGGAAGCCGCCGAGGAAGTGGCGCGCCAGCTTCGCCTGCGCGACCTTGCCGGCCTCGTCGTCATCGACTTCATCGACATGGAAGAGAAGCGCAACAACCGCTCCGTCGAGAAGCGTCTGAAGGACCACCTCAAGAACGACCGCGCACGCATCCAGGTCGGCCGCATCTCGCATTTCGGCCTGCTCGAAATGTCGCGCCAGCGTATTCGCGCATCCGTTCTCGAATCGACCATGCAGGTCTGCCCGCACTGCAACGGCACGGGCCATATCCGCTCGCAGTCGTCGGTGGCGCTGCACGTACTGCGCGGCATCGAGGAATATCTCCTCAAGAACACGACGCACAATATCTCGGTCCGCACGACGCCGGACATCGCGCTCTACCTGCTCAACCACAAGCGCGGCACGATCATCGATTATGAGACCCGCTTCGGCGTCCAGATCATCATCGAGGCTGATGCCCATGTCGGCGCGCAGCACTTTGCGATCGACCGTGGCGAGGCCGTCGAAAATCCGGTCAAGATCGAGCAGATCCTGCATTTCGAGCCGGAACCCGAAGACGACGACATCATCATCGAGGACGAGATCGAGGAGGAAGAAGAAGAGGAGGTACGTCCGGCAGCCGCTGCTGCTGCACCGGCTGCCCAGTCCTCTTCGTCAGCCGCCGCCGACGAAAACAATCGCAAGCGCAAGCGTCGTCGTCGCCGTCGCGGCCGCCGTGAAGGTGGCGAAGGCACGGACACTGCATCCTTCGGCGGCGAACAGGCCGGCGACGAGGATGACCTGGAAGACGACGACGCCGATGGTGAAGGCGAAGAGGCTGCGGATGCATCGCAGGCGCCAGCCGAAGAAACCGCCGAGCAGCGCCGCAAACGCCGCCGTCGTGGCAAGCGTGGCGGTCGTCGCAATCGTCCAGAGGACGGTTCGCTTGAAGCCGGTACTGAAGGCGCAGAAGGCGATGATGCCGAAGGTGATTCGGATGAAGCCGATGCGGGCGAGGTAACGGCCGTCGAAGTGGACGTCGCCGAAGTGGCTGTCGTTGCAGAGGAAGTGCCGGTCGAGGCCGTTGCCGAAGAGGCGCCGGCCAAGCCGAAGCGCGCGCGCCGCAGCCGTGCCAAGGCTGCGGAAGAGGCTGTCGTCGATGATGCTGCCCGCAGCGAAATCGAAGCGCAGCCGGTAGCAGCTACGGTCGAAGCCGCTATAGAGGAAGCCACGCCGGCAGAGCCGGAAGTCGTGATGGCATCGGCCGATCTCGAAGAGCCGGCCAAGCCTGTCCGCGGCAACCGTGATCTCTCCAAGATCGCCTCCGAGCCGGTGGTGAAATCCTCTACGGCGAAGGAAGCCGCACCGGAAGACGACGCGGACAAGCCCAAGAAGGGCGGCTGGTGGCAGCGCCGCGGCTTCTTCTAA
- a CDS encoding SDR family oxidoreductase, which yields MTRLTNKVAIITGASSGIGRAAALLFARQGAKVVLSARGHERLEAVAAEIRAAGGSAIAVAGDVSEEAHHQALIEAATTEFGGVDIAFNNAGTTGPVGPLPALSMEDWQSVLGINLTSGFLAAKYQLPAMEARGGGAIVFTSTFVGYTAGFPGLAAYAASKSGLIGLVQVLASEYGPKGIRVNALLPGATDTPMGRDVANTPEARQFIAGLNAFKRIAAPEEIAEAALFLCSDASSFTTGTAMLVDGGVSINRV from the coding sequence ATGACCCGCCTCACCAACAAGGTCGCCATCATCACCGGCGCAAGCTCCGGCATCGGCCGTGCCGCAGCCCTTCTCTTCGCCCGACAGGGAGCAAAAGTCGTACTCTCGGCGCGTGGGCACGAGCGGCTTGAGGCCGTCGCCGCCGAAATCCGCGCGGCAGGTGGCTCGGCGATTGCCGTGGCAGGCGATGTCAGCGAAGAGGCGCACCACCAGGCGCTGATCGAGGCGGCCACGACCGAGTTCGGTGGCGTCGATATCGCCTTCAACAATGCCGGCACCACCGGCCCTGTCGGTCCCCTACCGGCACTTTCCATGGAAGACTGGCAGAGCGTGCTCGGCATAAACCTGACCAGCGGGTTTCTCGCCGCCAAATACCAGCTCCCCGCCATGGAGGCACGCGGCGGCGGCGCGATCGTCTTCACCTCGACCTTTGTCGGCTATACTGCAGGCTTTCCGGGGTTGGCCGCCTATGCCGCGTCGAAATCTGGCCTGATTGGCCTCGTGCAGGTGCTGGCCTCCGAATACGGCCCTAAGGGTATTCGGGTGAATGCGCTGCTGCCGGGTGCGACGGATACGCCGATGGGGCGGGATGTGGCGAACACGCCGGAAGCGCGCCAGTTCATTGCCGGGCTCAATGCCTTCAAGCGCATCGCGGCGCCGGAAGAGATTGCCGAGGCAGCGCTCTTCCTGTGCTCCGATGCCTCCAGCTTCACGACCGGCACGGCCATGCTGGTTGATGGTGGCGTGTCGATCAATCGGGTCTGA
- a CDS encoding aminotransferase class I/II-fold pyridoxal phosphate-dependent enzyme, with product MKLSKRGAVEPFHAMDVLAEATKQRAAGRPVISMAVGQPVHPAPEAAREAARRALEIGRIGYTDALGLLSLRRAISDFYRNHHGVFVDPGRIAITTGSSAGFNLAFLALFDAGDRVAIARPGYPAYRNILAALGIETVEIEVNAENGFTLTPEALEAAGRIDGVLLASPANPTGTVTGRANLAALSAYCRDKGIAFISDEIYHGLTFVGEEATALEFGDEAVIINSFSKYYCMTGWRIGWMVLPEALVRPVERIAQSLYISAPELSQIAAEAALGAEAELNVYRDAYRVNRDFLVKRLPELGFAIASPMDGAFYAYVDVRRFTNDSMAFARRMLAETDVAATPGIDFDPRDGHHTMRFSYAGSFDEMSEAVDRLARWLA from the coding sequence ATGAAACTCTCCAAGCGCGGCGCCGTCGAACCCTTTCACGCCATGGACGTGCTCGCCGAGGCGACGAAGCAGCGCGCGGCCGGCCGGCCGGTAATCTCCATGGCCGTCGGGCAACCGGTACATCCGGCGCCGGAGGCCGCCCGCGAAGCTGCCCGCCGGGCGCTGGAGATCGGCCGCATCGGCTATACGGATGCGCTCGGCCTGCTGTCGCTCCGCCGCGCCATTTCGGATTTCTACAGGAACCATCACGGCGTTTTCGTCGATCCCGGACGGATCGCCATCACGACCGGTTCCTCGGCTGGCTTCAACCTCGCCTTCCTCGCGCTCTTCGATGCCGGAGACCGTGTCGCCATCGCCCGCCCGGGCTATCCGGCCTATCGCAACATCCTGGCGGCGCTCGGCATCGAAACGGTGGAAATCGAGGTGAATGCCGAAAACGGTTTCACGCTGACGCCGGAAGCGCTGGAAGCGGCCGGCCGCATCGACGGCGTGCTTCTCGCCAGCCCCGCCAACCCGACCGGTACCGTCACCGGCCGCGCCAATCTCGCGGCGCTCTCCGCCTATTGCCGGGACAAGGGCATCGCCTTCATTTCGGATGAGATCTACCACGGCCTCACCTTCGTCGGCGAAGAGGCGACGGCGCTGGAATTTGGCGACGAGGCGGTGATCATCAACTCGTTTTCGAAGTACTATTGCATGACCGGCTGGCGCATCGGCTGGATGGTGCTGCCCGAGGCACTGGTGCGCCCGGTCGAGCGCATCGCCCAGAGCCTCTATATCTCCGCGCCGGAACTGTCGCAGATCGCAGCGGAAGCGGCGCTCGGCGCCGAGGCGGAGCTGAATGTCTACCGCGACGCCTATCGAGTGAACCGTGACTTCCTCGTCAAGCGCCTGCCGGAGCTCGGCTTCGCTATCGCCTCGCCGATGGACGGTGCCTTTTATGCTTATGTCGATGTCCGCCGTTTCACCAATGACAGCATGGCCTTTGCCCGCCGCATGCTCGCCGAAACCGATGTCGCGGCAACACCCGGCATCGACTTCGATCCGCGCGATGGTCACCACACCATGCGCTTCTCGTATGCCGGCTCTTTCGACGAGATGAGCGAGGCGGTCGACCGCCTCGCACGCTGGCTGGCCTGA
- a CDS encoding DsbA family protein, with amino-acid sequence MTFKTKLAATIALTLAVAAPLPALALDDAQKKEIGDFIKEYLVENPEILVDVQEALQKKQEAQQQAKAQSVITDNEKAIFSSPYDIALGNPKGDVTIVEFFDYNCGYCKRALSDMDDILKEDKNVRFVLKELPILGPDSLAAHKVSAAVRDLSPEKYGEFHRTLLGGEGRATEESAIALAASMGLTEADIRKTMTEKPHDDAVREAYSLANDLGITGTPSYVLGQETIFGAVGADDLREKIANVRACGKATC; translated from the coding sequence ATGACATTCAAGACGAAGCTTGCGGCCACCATCGCTCTTACACTCGCGGTCGCAGCCCCTCTTCCGGCTCTCGCCCTCGACGATGCGCAGAAGAAGGAGATCGGCGACTTCATCAAGGAATACCTTGTCGAAAACCCCGAAATCCTCGTGGACGTGCAGGAAGCCCTGCAGAAGAAGCAGGAAGCGCAGCAGCAGGCCAAGGCGCAAAGCGTCATCACCGACAACGAGAAGGCCATCTTCTCCTCCCCCTACGATATCGCACTCGGCAATCCGAAGGGCGACGTCACGATCGTCGAATTCTTCGACTACAACTGCGGCTACTGCAAGCGCGCGCTCTCCGACATGGACGATATCCTGAAGGAGGACAAGAACGTCCGCTTCGTGCTGAAGGAACTGCCGATCCTCGGTCCTGATTCGCTCGCCGCCCACAAGGTGAGTGCCGCCGTGCGCGATCTTTCGCCGGAGAAATATGGTGAATTCCACCGCACGCTGCTCGGCGGCGAAGGCCGGGCCACCGAAGAAAGCGCCATCGCGCTTGCCGCCAGCATGGGTCTTACCGAAGCGGACATCCGCAAGACCATGACCGAGAAGCCGCATGACGACGCCGTGCGCGAAGCGTATTCGCTGGCAAACGACCTCGGCATCACCGGCACGCCGTCCTACGTGCTCGGCCAGGAGACGATCTTCGGTGCCGTCGGCGCAGACGATCTGCGCGAAAAAATCGCCAACGTGCGCGCGTGCGGCAAGGCGACCTGCTGA
- the aroQ gene encoding type II 3-dehydroquinate dehydratase yields MASPLFVLNGPNLNALGKREPGIYGGQTLADIEVLCKAEGEKLGFAVDFRQSNHEGDLVDWIHEAGDVAVGIAINAGAYTHTSIALHDAIRAIKIPVVELHLSNVHAREEFRHKSMIAPAVKGVICGFGAQSYVLALHALSSITT; encoded by the coding sequence ATGGCATCACCCCTTTTTGTGCTCAACGGCCCCAATCTGAATGCACTCGGCAAACGCGAGCCCGGTATCTATGGCGGCCAGACGCTCGCCGATATCGAAGTGCTCTGCAAGGCCGAGGGCGAAAAGCTGGGTTTTGCCGTGGATTTCCGCCAATCCAACCATGAAGGCGACCTGGTCGACTGGATCCACGAGGCCGGCGACGTTGCCGTCGGCATCGCCATCAATGCCGGCGCCTACACCCACACCTCGATCGCCCTGCATGACGCTATTCGCGCCATCAAGATCCCGGTGGTCGAACTGCACCTTTCCAACGTGCATGCCCGCGAGGAATTCCGCCACAAATCGATGATCGCGCCCGCCGTAAAGGGCGTCATCTGCGGTTTTGGTGCGCAGAGTTATGTCCTTGCGCTCCATGCGCTCTCGTCCATCACGACATAA
- the accB gene encoding acetyl-CoA carboxylase biotin carboxyl carrier protein, whose translation MADKKHGIDQGLIRDLANILNETDLTEIEVEQDDLRIRVSRAGTPQYVQAPMAAPAPAFAAPAAAAAAPVVDARNNKNAVTAPMVGTAYLSPAPGSRPFIEVGATVKEGQTILIIEAMKTMNQIPAPRSGKVTEILVQDASPVEYGEPLIVIE comes from the coding sequence ATGGCTGACAAGAAACACGGCATCGATCAGGGTCTGATCCGCGATCTCGCCAATATCCTCAACGAGACCGACCTGACCGAGATCGAAGTGGAGCAGGACGACCTGCGCATCCGCGTCTCGCGCGCCGGCACCCCGCAATACGTCCAGGCGCCGATGGCCGCTCCGGCGCCTGCCTTCGCCGCGCCCGCTGCTGCCGCAGCCGCTCCGGTCGTCGACGCGCGCAACAACAAGAATGCCGTCACGGCGCCGATGGTCGGCACGGCCTATCTGTCACCCGCACCGGGTTCGCGCCCCTTCATCGAAGTTGGCGCGACGGTCAAGGAAGGTCAGACCATCCTCATCATCGAAGCCATGAAGACGATGAACCAGATCCCCGCGCCGCGCTCGGGCAAGGTCACCGAAATCCTCGTGCAGGATGCAAGCCCGGTTGAATATGGCGAACCGCTGATCGTCATCGAATAA